In a genomic window of Chrysemys picta bellii isolate R12L10 chromosome 1, ASM1138683v2, whole genome shotgun sequence:
- the ZBTB20 gene encoding zinc finger and BTB domain-containing protein 20 isoform X3: protein MSALGPRLGVIYLKSDTIWKPLKKPKTAENQKASEENEITQTGACSAKPGLPCLNLEAVPPLSPALTHSSQSPTNLPAHTGSSDCNISCKGMTERIHSINLHNFSNSVLETLNEQRNRGHFCDVTVRIHGSMLRAHRCVLAAGSPFFQDKLLLGYSDIEIPSVVSVQSVQKLIDFMYSGVLRVSQSEALQILTAASILQIKTVIDECTRIVSQNVGEVYPVIQDSGQETPRGTPESGTSGQSSDTESGYLQSHSQHSVDRIYSALYACSMQNGSGERSFYSGAVVSHHETALGLPRDHHMEDPSWITRIHERSQQMERYLSTTPETTHCRKQPRPVRIQTLVGNIHIKQEMEDDYDYYGQQRVQILERNESEECTEDTDQAEGTESEPKGESFDSGVSSSIGTEPDSMEQQFMANLGREGQQEPSQAEQNEVPAEGTQTQPQHLDANTSSPDRSNDIEMDSKVLTVSNNSEKGALQPSVNTTVAQPLPSTQLYLRQTETLTSNLRMPLTLTSNTQVIGTAGNTYLPALFTTQSAGSGPKPFLFSLPQPLAGQQTQFVTVTQPGLSTFTAQLPAPQPLAPSAGHSTAGGQGEKKPYECTLCNKTFTAKQNYVKHMFVHTDHVSRDSRKTWN from the exons ACAGCTGAAAACCAGAAGGCGTCTGAGGAGAATGAGATTACTCAGACGGGTGCATGCAGCGCCAAGCCAGGCCTTCCCTGCCTGAACCTTGAAGCTGTTccgcctctgagcccagccctcACCCACTCATCACAGTCACCAACAAACCTGCCCGCACACACAGGGTCATCTGATT GTAACATCAGTTGCAAGGGGATGACAGAGCGCATTCACAGCATCAACCTTCACAACTTCAGCAATTCTGTGCTCGAGACCCTCAACGAGCAGCGCAACCGTGGCCACTTCTGTGACGTGACGGTCCGCATCCACGGGAGCATGCTACGCGCCCACCGCTGCGTGCTGGCGGCTGGCAGCCCCTTCTTCCAGGACAAGCTGCTACTGGGGTACAGCGACATCGAGATCCCCTCAGTGGTGTCAGTCCAGTCCGTGCAAAAGCTCATTGACTTCATGTACAGTGGGGTGCTGCGGGTCTCACAGTCAGAGGCCCTGCAGATCCTCACAGCTGCCAGCATCCTGCAGATCAAGACTGTGATTGACGAATGCACAAGGATCGTCTCGCAGAATGTGGGGGAGGTCTACCCAGTGATTCAGGACTCTGGGCAGGAGACGCCCAGGGGGACCCCCGAATcgggcacctcagggcagagcagcgaCACAGAGTCTGGCTACTTGCAGAGCCACTCGCAGCACAGTGTGGACAGGATCTACTCAGCTCTCTATGCCTGTTCCATGCAGAATGGCAGTGGGGAGCGCTCCTTCTACAGCGGAGCAGTGGTCAGCCACCATGaaacagccctggggctccccagaGACCATCACATGGAAGACCCCAGCTGGATTACACGGATCCACGAGCGCTCACAGCAGATGGAGCGGTACCTCTCCACCACTCCAGAGACCACACACTGCCGCAAGCAACCACGCCCGGTCCGGATCCAGACCCTGGTGGGCAACATCCACATCAAACAGGAGATGGAGGATGACTATGACTACTAtggccagcagagggtgcagATCCTGGAGCGTAATGAGTCTGAGGAATGCACTGAGGACACTGACCAAGCAGAAGGCACTGAGAGTGAGCCCAAGGGGGAGAGTTTTGACTCTGGAGTCAGTTCCTCCATTGGGACTGAGCCTGATTCCATGGAGCAGCAGTTCATGGCTAACCTGGGCCGAGAGGGTCAGCAGGAACCTTCCCAAGCAGAGCAAAATGAAGTCCCTGCTGAAGGCACACAGACCCAGCCGCAACACCTAGATGCCAACACTTCCTCGCCAGACAGAAGCAATGACATTGAAATGGACAGCAAAGTGCTCACTGTCAGTAACAACAGCGAAAAGGGGGCCTTGCAGCCTTCTGTCAACACAACAGTTGCCCAACCATTGCCAAGCACCCAGCTCTACTTACGCCAGACAGAAACCCTCACCAGCAATCTGAGGATGCCGCTGACCCTGACCAGCAACACACAGGTCATTGGCACAGCTGGCAACACCTACCTGCCCGCCCTCTTTACCACACAGTCTGCTGGCAGTGGACCTAAACCTTTCCTTttcagcctgccccagcccttagcTGGCCAACAGACACAGTTTGTGACAGTGACCCAACCTGGCCTGTCAACCTTTActgcccagctgccagccccacagcccttggCCCCATCTGCGGGCCACAGCACAGCAGGTGGACAGGGTGAAAAAAAGCCTTACGAGTGCACTCTCTGCAACAAGACTTTCACCGCCAAACAGAACTATGTCAAGCACATGTTTGTACACACAG
- the ZBTB20 gene encoding zinc finger and BTB domain-containing protein 20 isoform X4 — protein sequence MKKPKTAENQKASEENEITQTGACSAKPGLPCLNLEAVPPLSPALTHSSQSPTNLPAHTGSSDCNISCKGMTERIHSINLHNFSNSVLETLNEQRNRGHFCDVTVRIHGSMLRAHRCVLAAGSPFFQDKLLLGYSDIEIPSVVSVQSVQKLIDFMYSGVLRVSQSEALQILTAASILQIKTVIDECTRIVSQNVGEVYPVIQDSGQETPRGTPESGTSGQSSDTESGYLQSHSQHSVDRIYSALYACSMQNGSGERSFYSGAVVSHHETALGLPRDHHMEDPSWITRIHERSQQMERYLSTTPETTHCRKQPRPVRIQTLVGNIHIKQEMEDDYDYYGQQRVQILERNESEECTEDTDQAEGTESEPKGESFDSGVSSSIGTEPDSMEQQFMANLGREGQQEPSQAEQNEVPAEGTQTQPQHLDANTSSPDRSNDIEMDSKVLTVSNNSEKGALQPSVNTTVAQPLPSTQLYLRQTETLTSNLRMPLTLTSNTQVIGTAGNTYLPALFTTQSAGSGPKPFLFSLPQPLAGQQTQFVTVTQPGLSTFTAQLPAPQPLAPSAGHSTAGGQGEKKPYECTLCNKTFTAKQNYVKHMFVHTDHVSRDSRKTWN from the exons ACAGCTGAAAACCAGAAGGCGTCTGAGGAGAATGAGATTACTCAGACGGGTGCATGCAGCGCCAAGCCAGGCCTTCCCTGCCTGAACCTTGAAGCTGTTccgcctctgagcccagccctcACCCACTCATCACAGTCACCAACAAACCTGCCCGCACACACAGGGTCATCTGATT GTAACATCAGTTGCAAGGGGATGACAGAGCGCATTCACAGCATCAACCTTCACAACTTCAGCAATTCTGTGCTCGAGACCCTCAACGAGCAGCGCAACCGTGGCCACTTCTGTGACGTGACGGTCCGCATCCACGGGAGCATGCTACGCGCCCACCGCTGCGTGCTGGCGGCTGGCAGCCCCTTCTTCCAGGACAAGCTGCTACTGGGGTACAGCGACATCGAGATCCCCTCAGTGGTGTCAGTCCAGTCCGTGCAAAAGCTCATTGACTTCATGTACAGTGGGGTGCTGCGGGTCTCACAGTCAGAGGCCCTGCAGATCCTCACAGCTGCCAGCATCCTGCAGATCAAGACTGTGATTGACGAATGCACAAGGATCGTCTCGCAGAATGTGGGGGAGGTCTACCCAGTGATTCAGGACTCTGGGCAGGAGACGCCCAGGGGGACCCCCGAATcgggcacctcagggcagagcagcgaCACAGAGTCTGGCTACTTGCAGAGCCACTCGCAGCACAGTGTGGACAGGATCTACTCAGCTCTCTATGCCTGTTCCATGCAGAATGGCAGTGGGGAGCGCTCCTTCTACAGCGGAGCAGTGGTCAGCCACCATGaaacagccctggggctccccagaGACCATCACATGGAAGACCCCAGCTGGATTACACGGATCCACGAGCGCTCACAGCAGATGGAGCGGTACCTCTCCACCACTCCAGAGACCACACACTGCCGCAAGCAACCACGCCCGGTCCGGATCCAGACCCTGGTGGGCAACATCCACATCAAACAGGAGATGGAGGATGACTATGACTACTAtggccagcagagggtgcagATCCTGGAGCGTAATGAGTCTGAGGAATGCACTGAGGACACTGACCAAGCAGAAGGCACTGAGAGTGAGCCCAAGGGGGAGAGTTTTGACTCTGGAGTCAGTTCCTCCATTGGGACTGAGCCTGATTCCATGGAGCAGCAGTTCATGGCTAACCTGGGCCGAGAGGGTCAGCAGGAACCTTCCCAAGCAGAGCAAAATGAAGTCCCTGCTGAAGGCACACAGACCCAGCCGCAACACCTAGATGCCAACACTTCCTCGCCAGACAGAAGCAATGACATTGAAATGGACAGCAAAGTGCTCACTGTCAGTAACAACAGCGAAAAGGGGGCCTTGCAGCCTTCTGTCAACACAACAGTTGCCCAACCATTGCCAAGCACCCAGCTCTACTTACGCCAGACAGAAACCCTCACCAGCAATCTGAGGATGCCGCTGACCCTGACCAGCAACACACAGGTCATTGGCACAGCTGGCAACACCTACCTGCCCGCCCTCTTTACCACACAGTCTGCTGGCAGTGGACCTAAACCTTTCCTTttcagcctgccccagcccttagcTGGCCAACAGACACAGTTTGTGACAGTGACCCAACCTGGCCTGTCAACCTTTActgcccagctgccagccccacagcccttggCCCCATCTGCGGGCCACAGCACAGCAGGTGGACAGGGTGAAAAAAAGCCTTACGAGTGCACTCTCTGCAACAAGACTTTCACCGCCAAACAGAACTATGTCAAGCACATGTTTGTACACACAG